The Pochonia chlamydosporia 170 chromosome 1, whole genome shotgun sequence genome window below encodes:
- a CDS encoding kinase domain-containing protein (similar to Aspergillus clavatus NRRL 1 XP_001272442.1) — protein sequence MSTSRFVYQPIEEVERLENYRPGGYHPIQIGDCLHGRYRIVHKLGYGSFSTTWLARDHQLSTLVAIKVGTADSDHREVDILSRITDPPLECSKPLLPTVLDRFSVRGPNGMHFCITTYPARCSLADTKEASNSGLFQLQVARALAAQLAMAVARTHEQKYVHGDLHLGNILLHLPSSLDHLSEEQLYDKFGAPEPEPVIRLDGKPLSLNAPSYAISPVWLGEPSENVVLSDAKLLLIDFGVAFQPSEELRLHSYTPLEIRPPEARFEPTTGLSFASDIWSLACTIWAILGQRSLFDSLLATQDDITCEQVDALGSLPLEWWERWAARTTKFAKPGQPLEGRSVWSWNQRFEDSIQEPRRAKGMAALDIKERDAFFAMMQWMLKFRPNDRPTAKQVLETDWMRYWALPECEKITD from the exons ATGTCGACGTCGCGCTTTGTCTACCAACCTATCGAGGAGGTAGAAAGACTGGAGAATTATCGGCCTGGGGGATACCACCCAATACAAATCGGCGACTGTCTACATGGGCGATATCGCATAGTGCACAAGCTTGGCTACGGGTCATTCTCAACGACTTGGCTAGCTCGAGATCACCAGTTATCGACTCTTGTCGCCATCAAAGTAGGCACCGCAGACTCAGACCACCGTGAGGTCGACATCTTGTCTCGCATCACTGATCCTCCTCTTGAATGCAGCAAACCCTTGCTCCCGACAGTTCTTGACCGTTTCAGTGTTCGTGGTCCCAACGGGATGCATTTTTGCATAACAACATATCCGGCAAGATGTAGCCTTGCCGATACCAAAGAGGCCTCCAATTCTGGTCTGTTCCAGCTCCAGGTTGCCCGAGCTCTTGCCGCTcaacttgccatggctgtcgCACGGACTCATGAGCAGAAATATGTTCATGGAG ACCTTCATCTGGGCAATATCCTCTTGCATTTGCCATCAAGTCTTGACCATCTCTCAGAGGAGCAGCTGTACGATAAGTTCGGAGCgccagagccagaaccagTAATACGGCTAGACGGAAAGCCACTTTCACTCAATGCGCCTTCATATGCCATCTCACCAGTATGGCTTGGTGAACCCAGTGAGAATGTCGTGCTCTCAGATGCGAAGCTCCTCCTTATAGACTTTGGGGTAGCCTTTCAACCTTCGGAAGAATTGAGGCTCCATTCTTACACGCCGCTTGAGATCCGCCCGCCCGAAGCTCGATTTGAGCCGACAACGGGCCTCTCCTTCGCGTCCGATATCTGGAGCCTTGCTTGCACTATATGGGCTATTCTCGGCCAGAGATCGTTGTTTGATAGCCTTCTAGCGACTCAGGACGATATTACGTGCGAACAAGTTGATGCTCTTGGCAGCCTTCCATTGGAGTGGTGGGAGAGATGGGCGGCGCGCACGACGAAATTCGCCAAACCGGGTCAGCCCTTAGAGGGGCGATCCGTGTGGTCGTGGAATCAGCGTTTCGAGGACAGCATACAAGAGCCTCGTCGTGCAAAGGGAATGGCGGCCCTCGACATCAAGGAGAGGGATGCTTTTTTCGCAATGATGCAATGGATGCTCAAGTTCAGACCGAATGATCGGCCGACTGCCAAGCAAGTCTTGGAAACGGATTGGATGAGGTATTGGGCTCTGCCGGAATGTGAGAAGATTACAGATTGA